The sequence CGAAACGGGTTGCGGCCGGCGAACATCGCGGTGCACGCCACAATCACCAGGGCCATTGTGGGCAGGACCAGCCACAGCCAGGTCGGCGACAGCGCGGAGAAGTCGGCGAACACCGGCTGCAGCACCCACGGTGCGGCGTTGGCTCCGCCGGCCCTGTCTCCGACGATGGGGACCAGACCGGCTCCAATCAACCGCACCTCAAGCGGCGCGAACATCGCGGCGCCCAGGCAGCCCGCCACCAACAGGGCAATCCCGAAACGGTAGGGCCATTGCCCGTCCACGGCAGCGCCGACGGGATCGATGGCAGGCTCACCGATGCGCGCCGGCCCGAAGGCCGTCAACGCCACCACGCGCACGAAGGTCACCCCGGCGATGCCGATCGTCAGTGCGATCAGCGCCCCGGCGACCGTAATGCACAGTTGCATCGCCAGGTTCGACACCCGGAACTGCTGCATCAACGCCTCCAGCGTGAACCACTCCGAGGCGAACCCGGCGGTCAGCGGCAGGCCGGCCAGGGTGAAAGATCCGATCACCAAACCGGTTCCGGCCCAGGGCAGGCGACGTACAACGGCACCCAAACAGTCGAGATCGGTGGTTCCCAGCGCATGCTCAATCGTCGACGTCGACACGAACAGCAGCGTCTTGCCCAGCGCATGCGCCACCACCTGGGCGGTGCCGGCTACCAGTCCGGCGGCCACCAGCTGCGGTTCACCGGTCGCCGCACCGACCAACCCCACCCCGAACCCGGCGGTGATGACACCCGCGTTTTCCACGCTGGACCACGAGATGAGCCTGGCCAGATCGGGATTGACGGCCGCGTGGCCAATCCCCAAGATCGCGGTGACGCCACCGACCACCAGCACCACGCAGGCCAGCCAGACCTCCGGGGCGCCCAGCACTTCCAGTGTTCGCCACATGCCGTAGAAACCGACGTTGACGGCGGCACCCGCCATCACCGCGCGGGCCGGACCGGCAGCGGCGGTGTATCCGCGCGGCATCCAGATGTGGGCCGGCACGAGTCCGACCTTGACGCCGAAACCGAACAACAGCAGCGCATAGGCGGCTTGGCCAACGGCACTGTGCGGATCGATCCCGTCCACGGTGTAGACGAAAGTGTCGGTCTGCCCGGCCAGCAACAGTGCGCCCATCAAGACCGCGGCGCCGCTGGCTTTGCCGAACACCACCGTCACCACCGACCCGCCCACCCGACCCGGCAGCTCCCGGTCATACCCGGCCAGTAGGTAGAAGGCGATGCTGAGCAGCTCCCATCCGAACAGCAGGACAAACAGGTTGTCGGTGGTGATGATCACCGCGACCGCGGCCAGTGCCACACCGACGGCGCCGGGCAAGCGCGGACGCGGGCGATTGGCGGTGGCACCGGCGGCGGCCAGGGCGGGAATCGCGACACCGAACGCGATAACCAGAAACAGTCCGGACAGTGGGTCCACGCCCAGGCTTGCCGGGCCGATCCCCGCCCACCCGCCCAGATCGAGGCGCTGCGGCCGACCGAGCAATCCGAGCACGCCACCCAGCACGAAAACCACCGCGGCAACGGTGTTCGCGGCCCAGGCGGTACCGCCCAGACGGCGCTGGGCGGTCTCGCCGCCCAGCCCCGCACCCCAGCTGATCCCCGCGGCCGCCATCAGCAACGCCAGTCCGACCGCGATCACCGGGCACGCTCACTTCCCGACAGCGGGACTCGGCCCAGCGCCAACAGAATGCCGTGCAGCACGCTGAACGGAGTGGCCGGCGCACCCGGCACCCACACATCGACCGGCACCAGGTCTGCGACACCGGTCCCGCCGGTGTAGCCGCGCCCGATGAGTCCCCCGCTGATCGCGTCGCCGCCGACCGCCACCACCACCGTGGGCGCCGGCATCGCATCCAGCGTTCGGCACAGCGGCTCCACCATGCCGGTGGCCCCGATCCCGGTGACCAGCAAGACATCCGCGCTGCGCGGGCTGGCGGTGAAGAAGATGCCCAACCGGTGCAGGTCATAGACCGGGTTGGTCAATGCCTGGATCTCCCATTCGTCACTGCCGTCGGATCCAGTGTCGATATGACGCAGATGCACGGACCGGCGCAGTCGGCGCACCCGCCGGGCCAGCGCCGCACGCAGCTCGGCCAGGGCTTCGTCGCTCTCCTCGACGTCGCCGACGACCAGCGCGGAACGACTCAGGGTGGCCGTGGCCGAACCTGTTTCCCAGGAAAAGAATTCCGGCGCGACCGTGGCGCAACGTCCACACAGGATGCAACGACCGCGGTCCAGGCGCAGTGCGGGCCGAACCGAGATCGCCGCGGTCGGGCAGGCGGCCGCAGCGGCCTCGACGTCGGCCGGCGCTGCGGCTTCGATGCGATCGGACACCCGTAGTGTCGCGGGGAATTCGTCGAAGTAGTCGTCGGCGTGCCGGGGCCAGCGGGTGGTGAGCACCCGCTCGCGCAGTCCACGAAATACCCACGGCATCTACATCGCCACCCCGGCGTAGCACAGTCCGAAACTTGCTTCGATGAAGGGAAAGTCGGTGAACACATCGCCGCCGAACACATCGTGGAACAGCAGCATGTTGTGCAGAGATGCGGTTCGGGCGAAGCACCGCCCGATCACACCGTCCCGCACCTCGAGCCCGTAGAGCACCTCCCCCTGCGGCGCCTCCGCCCAACCCAGGGCGAAACCGTCGGGCACCGCTGTCGGGACCGTGGCAATCGGCTCGGCCGCGGCCTCCAGCCGATCGCAGGCGCGCCGAATCAAGCCGGCGGCGGCATCGATTTCGGCCCACCGCACCCGCAGCCGAGCCAGCACGTCGCCGTGATGCTCGACCTGCGCAACCACCGGCAGCTCGGTGTAGCCGTCATAGCTGCGTCGTCGTGCGTCGTCGTCGCAGCCCGACCCGCGACCCACCGGCCCCACCGCACCGTGGGAAGCGGCCAGCGCGGGATCCAGCCGCCCAGTGCCGCGGAGCCGATCGAGAAACGACGCGTCGACCATCAACGCATCACGATCGCCACGCATTCGGTGCAGGATCTCCGCCAGCCGATCCGATACCGTCATCGGGGCCAACCTCGGCTCGGCCGCGATCCCCCCGACGCTGATCACCGAACGCCCGAACCTGTTGCCGCACAGCGCGGAGACCAGCCGCATCACGCGTTCCTTGTACCAACCGAATCGAGCCAGCGGTACGGCCAGGCCCGCGGCGTCGCACAGCCGCACCACGATGTCGAGGTGGTTGGCGATACGTTCCAGTTCGGCGTGGATCAGCCGGACCAGCTGGGCCCGCCGTGGAACGCTGACTTCGGCCAGTGCCTCGGC is a genomic window of Mycolicibacter heraklionensis containing:
- a CDS encoding proton-conducting transporter transmembrane domain-containing protein, coding for MIAVGLALLMAAAGISWGAGLGGETAQRRLGGTAWAANTVAAVVFVLGGVLGLLGRPQRLDLGGWAGIGPASLGVDPLSGLFLVIAFGVAIPALAAAGATANRPRPRLPGAVGVALAAVAVIITTDNLFVLLFGWELLSIAFYLLAGYDRELPGRVGGSVVTVVFGKASGAAVLMGALLLAGQTDTFVYTVDGIDPHSAVGQAAYALLLFGFGVKVGLVPAHIWMPRGYTAAAGPARAVMAGAAVNVGFYGMWRTLEVLGAPEVWLACVVLVVGGVTAILGIGHAAVNPDLARLISWSSVENAGVITAGFGVGLVGAATGEPQLVAAGLVAGTAQVVAHALGKTLLFVSTSTIEHALGTTDLDCLGAVVRRLPWAGTGLVIGSFTLAGLPLTAGFASEWFTLEALMQQFRVSNLAMQLCITVAGALIALTIGIAGVTFVRVVALTAFGPARIGEPAIDPVGAAVDGQWPYRFGIALLVAGCLGAAMFAPLEVRLIGAGLVPIVGDRAGGANAAPWVLQPVFADFSALSPTWLWLVLPTMALVIVACTAMFAGRNPFRARVVAPWSSASPGVHRGVGYTSFAYANPVRNILSTVLLTRTELVETVDQSPGQDVAPLLYTYRVDVVDMVERYFYRPSSRGLLIVARSAKRLQSGRLDAYMAYMLIAVLAVLAVVIATS
- a CDS encoding ferredoxin; its protein translation is MPWVFRGLRERVLTTRWPRHADDYFDEFPATLRVSDRIEAAAPADVEAAAAACPTAAISVRPALRLDRGRCILCGRCATVAPEFFSWETGSATATLSRSALVVGDVEESDEALAELRAALARRVRRLRRSVHLRHIDTGSDGSDEWEIQALTNPVYDLHRLGIFFTASPRSADVLLVTGIGATGMVEPLCRTLDAMPAPTVVVAVGGDAISGGLIGRGYTGGTGVADLVPVDVWVPGAPATPFSVLHGILLALGRVPLSGSERAR
- a CDS encoding NADH-quinone oxidoreductase subunit C, whose protein sequence is MTAAATTTVIDLPLDRWHAEVSARVGSGDRFAGVYASHSGDTVLLHALVVGGPVVGCLRTRLESGPGALSYRSLTPEVPAAFWYERALHDLSGVVPIGHPRLDPLLLAREPGQPTPRPGHVDLTVLDRHIHSSATEQHGPVDVGGGGVFTLPLGPVRSGVFESIEFLIETPGEDIPHLNIRPHYKHRGIAKRFETLPVQDGVLVAERVEGIASVAHALAFAHAAEALAEVSVPRRAQLVRLIHAELERIANHLDIVVRLCDAAGLAVPLARFGWYKERVMRLVSALCGNRFGRSVISVGGIAAEPRLAPMTVSDRLAEILHRMRGDRDALMVDASFLDRLRGTGRLDPALAASHGAVGPVGRGSGCDDDARRRSYDGYTELPVVAQVEHHGDVLARLRVRWAEIDAAAGLIRRACDRLEAAAEPIATVPTAVPDGFALGWAEAPQGEVLYGLEVRDGVIGRCFARTASLHNMLLFHDVFGGDVFTDFPFIEASFGLCYAGVAM